One Rickettsia prowazekii str. Breinl genomic region harbors:
- the rpsM gene encoding 30S ribosomal protein S13: MARIASVNIPDNKRLVVSLTYIYGLGSTMAAEICNKAKISKDKKVKVLTDQELISLRNIIENEYKVEGDLKREVTLNIKKKKDIRCYQGLRHIRKLPVRGQNTHSNARTRKGKAIAIAGKKKTVK, from the coding sequence GTGGCAAGAATTGCAAGTGTTAATATTCCTGATAATAAACGTTTAGTTGTGAGTTTAACTTATATTTACGGTCTTGGTTCAACTATGGCAGCAGAGATTTGTAATAAAGCAAAAATATCAAAAGATAAAAAGGTTAAAGTGCTGACTGATCAAGAGTTAATAAGCTTACGTAATATTATTGAAAATGAGTATAAAGTTGAGGGTGATTTAAAGCGAGAAGTTACGCTTAATATTAAAAAGAAGAAAGATATAAGATGTTATCAAGGGCTTAGGCATATACGTAAGTTGCCTGTTAGGGGGCAGAATACACATTCTAATGCTCGAACTAGAAAAGGTAAAGCTATTGCGATAGCTGGAAAGAAAAAAACTGTAAAATAA
- the rpsK gene encoding 30S ribosomal protein S11 gives MNQTIKVKKKKKTITLGVVHIRASFNNTIVTFTDIQGNTISSASAGGNGFKGARKATPYAAQVTIDKASEKAKECGLKTISIRIGGPGAQRESAMRALFGQNFVVTSILDVSSIAHNGVRPPKRRRV, from the coding sequence ATGAATCAGACTATTAAAGTTAAGAAAAAGAAAAAGACTATCACTCTTGGTGTTGTACATATCCGAGCGTCATTTAATAATACTATAGTAACATTTACTGATATTCAAGGTAATACTATTTCTTCTGCATCAGCAGGGGGCAATGGTTTTAAGGGTGCAAGAAAGGCAACGCCTTATGCAGCTCAAGTAACGATTGATAAAGCATCGGAAAAGGCAAAAGAATGTGGCCTAAAGACTATTTCTATTAGGATTGGAGGCCCTGGAGCACAGCGTGAATCAGCAATGCGTGCTTTATTCGGGCAAAATTTTGTGGTTACATCAATTTTAGATGTATCATCCATTGCTCATAATGGAGTAAGACCGCCAAAAAGAAGAAGAGTATAA